Below is a genomic region from Penaeus vannamei isolate JL-2024 chromosome 18, ASM4276789v1, whole genome shotgun sequence.
TCATCTTTTTGGACATTACACTGTTCATTATAGTGCACAGAGTTGGTTCCATGAAAATAATTGGAACTCATAATACTAGCTGCACTACCTGATTCATGGTTGCAAGATTTTCAACTACCAGAAAAAATATTTGCATTCCAAATATGATACTGGTATGATACTCAATTTAATCTGTGGTCATCTATTGTCAGAATATATGAGTTCATAGATCTCTGTTTATTTACTGATTTTAATAGTTTAAGTATCTTTTGTAGCAGATCTAACTAGTAATTTCGTCACAGACATGTATTGCCTTATTAGAACTCTCATCTACATTTTGTATGAGATTATCTGGGAAGATTTGATGCCAttgttttttaataataatgcaaatcaaAAAATACAAGCCTAAAGTTTTGTATTATGCTAACAATAGTGAAACATGGAAACTGAATGGTGTTTCTGCAAGATTATTTAatttggaggattttttttttgttctctttgtctATTATTAGTTCTTCTATGGTGtgtgttatcatgaaaataattgtgTCAAATAATTTAGCAGTTCATAAAACTTCTGCAGTAGCACATGCACATTGTATGATTCATCTCTAAAGGGAGTGAGAGTTGAAAAACAAATATGAGAAACTTATACAGCTTGTAGAAGTAGGGGCTTTATCATATTTCCAAAGAAATAATAGTTATGTTAGCTTGTGAGCCCCTCTAGGGGTCTCTGCTTTGTCCtggtatctctttttttctcggacATTATAAAAATTGTACTCTAAGGGTGATAATTTTAACCCATTGCTATGAGatgacatgtacatacatgtcatGGCATGACTTGACTCCTTCCCAGGTGACATGCCACACACATCAGGGTTGCACTAAGTTGCATGCATTTGACAGCTGTTTTCACTTGTTTGGCTATGATAGCCATAATTAGTTGTAGCCTCTCAAAAGTAGGTTATAGTCACTTTTTGTCATGTTTCCTGGAAAATTATATATGCAGCATCCTGTTTTCCCTTCAAGTGGTTGACTGCCTGTGTCACCCAGTGGTTCAGTATGGTATATGAAATACCCTCAGTTAGAATACAGGCTGATTCTCACTAGACCAGCAAGCTTGAAAAAAGGCAGTTGCCAGAGTAGCAGATTTCCTAAACAACTTATATTACCTGTTAGTTTCTTAGGAGGCATTTTTGGAGTTAATATCACTAATCACAGGGAGGATAGTAACTTCAGCCACGGTATATCAGCTATGCTAGACACAATATGGAGTGGTGATGGTGACACACCTGGTCAAGCAGTAATCACCAGAACCACTGATGATCCAAACCACTTAATGCTGAACTGGTTAGGTTCAACAAGTTGAAGGCTTCACATACATAATTATGATGTTTAAACAAGAGGAGGtgcttattgtattttctgtGACTTTTGTTGCACCGAAGTGCTTAGACCGCAAGGAGCATTAATGGGTCCAAAGTGGAGTCACTTGAGACATTATTCATGAAGGTTCATAGATTCCAAAATTTGTCTTTGACAGAAAAAAGTCTAACTGAGATTATGTCTATGACTCTttacaagattattattatagggCCTTTTAAGATTTGAATATTTTTACTATTTAAGTTATAACTTTGAAAAGTAGCTACAGTGCATCAAAGACAAAATAGCTAAGGACAATCTTTAAAATGAGTCATTGACAAATTCTGCAATGATTATTGAGTCAAAGACTGTATCTAGGACAGTCCTTAAATTTGTCGAAGACCTTTTGTGAATACTGGCCCTAATTTCTCGTCCTTGATTTTATCTCTTCTAATGCTATTAGTATTggtactgttgatattattattattttatttattattattattattattattattattattattattatcattattattattattattattattattattattattattattattattattattatcatcattatcattattaatatcattattattattgacattatgttTAATATATTGGTAGTAAAATACTAATGGCagcagaaaatagaaaggaattgaagaaacaaaacaatgaaaatgttaaACAGATGGGGTAGGCAGGTATTTGCATTGCCATCTGTAtgtaaacacaataaataaactgaaatcacagtggacatggcatgtatgTCATAATCTCCCAGCActttcaatcaatcaatcaatcgacATCAAATAATTTCATTTTAGTGTACTTTCTCTGCATTATTGAATCTAActttgtaatagtaataaagaaatctAACCAGACATTCTAGATCTGTGTGCTGTGAATAACTTTTAAGCAACTCATTgtctgttgcttcttcttcttcttcttcttcttcttcttcttcttcttcttcttcttcttcttcttcttcttcttcttcttcttcttcttcttcttcttcttctttttctttttcttcttcttcttcttcttcttcttcttcttgttcttcttcttcttcttcttcttcttcttcttcttcttcttcttcttcttcttcttcttcttcttcttcttcttcttcttttcttgggtGTTCTTTTCTTGGGTGTTCTTTTTGACTCAGATAGATTTTCATGTTCCAGTAGTATCCATGCACCCAGTGTCACTGCTTCGGATGTATCCTGTTGGAGTAGGATTCCTTTAGAGATGTGTTTTCCCTTGCATCCTTGTATCGTCTTTTGTACTACCCTTAGATGTAATTTCTCTATTCATTACCAAAGGAAACTGCATTAGTCAGCCCTTAAAGATTGGTAAGTCTTGGATCTCGGCTCCACTTGGCTGCTTCTGCTGTAACACTTTGCTGTCATTATTGATCTTCTGAAGCTGTTGTTCATCTTTATGCCGATGATTGAGGATTCTCACTACCCGTTGCTGGCTTTTGCTGTTCCTTTCTTGTGCATTTGTTTTGGTAGGAAGTCTGGCTTGTGTGATCTGTAAGTTAGTTGACTTCTAatatgttttgttgatttttgagTTTTACATTGTGCTGATGTTTAGTGGAATCCCTGTggattataaatttatttattaatgttgtaTGATAATCACTTGTGATTATTGTTTAAGCAGCTGTAAGTGTTGTTTATAAAAgtattttgaatattttgattTAAATTATTACGGTCTTGCACTGCTTAACATCCATGATAAATTCTCGAAAAAGAACATTATATGAATTGGACAGTATGAAAACGTAGTACTATAGTTACTGTATATGGGCATTGGGGTTGCTGCATATTACATGATAAGTAGTATTTATAAAAGACATCCAACATACATGCAGTAACTACAGAGATTATATGCTTTTGTGTTTCCCAAATGGATGTAAGACAGTTCAAgacttattactatttttattgtgattaatttcattatcggtatcaatagcaatattatatttatatgattatttttatttatttgatatccatatttgtaatgttattaatttgtttttttattttttattcttatcattattgtcatcaaaattattgttaatattgttattgttgtcattattatttttattattgttgttattatttttatgattgttattgttactattgtcattattgttattagtattgttattattattatcattattagttttagtattagtattagtattagtattttttacggtagtaatgatgctattattataataataataataataattattattattattattattattagtagtagtagtagtagtggtagtataattattattgttatcattattatctttattattattattattattattattattattattattattattattattattattattattattattattattattattattattattattattattattattattattatcattattattattatcattattattatcattattaatattattgtttttgttattattgtcattattattattggtgtttttattgttattattgttgttgttactattactgtttttattgttggtgttattattattgttattgctattattattattttattattattattattattattattattattattattattattattattattattattattattattattattattgttattattgttattattattactattattttcttttctttttcctcttcttcgtgttgttgttgttgattttattgttagtgttgttattgttaatgttgttattattattattataataatgataataataataatgattattattattatttattaacatcacattaacattaatatcaatatcattaatatcatcacaatattgatgttgttattaatgaagttgattattattaatgtatattatGGTATGTGAAAAATTCTCCATTGGAgcttactttaattattatcattgtcataccatcaatattatgatttttataattattgttattgcttttagtacatatttttttcatgcatCATAACTGACATTGTGGTATTGAATAATACTTTGAGTAGTTATAGTGTCAGTAAAACCTGGGGTTCAGTGTACTTAGTGTCTGTTTCCATAAGTAAAGAGCCTATTACAGTTACAGTTTATATGGAAGTGTGTTATTCtctgtacatgtttgtgtggCAGACATGAGATGTTTCTCTTGAGGTAGGTTGAAGAAAGTCTTTACTGGCTGTAGGATTTTTTTGGCTCAGTATGTAAAAGCATCAAGTGTGTGGCTGAGATTATGGAAGGTAGAGGGTGAATTCTGGATTGGtttcaattataataattacacagATAGAACATGGTTGTCTTGGGAGGATTGATTAGCATAATGGctagtttttattattaaagGTATTCAGTGATGGATTTGGATTTTTTTATGAAGTAGTGTATCAAACACAATTAGATATAGTGAAAGACTTGTAGTGCATTGATTAAGAGCACAAATCAAATGATCCGTTACTAAAGGGAATTGTTTTTATGGAAATAAGCTACTGGTTGGTGACCATTTTATGACCTATCTGTTATGAGTGAACAAAAATGAACATAACTTACCTTTTATTTCAACATTACCTTGGACCGCTTGGTTGACATACATTAACAGCACACAACCCTCTCTCCCATATACACTCGTCATATAGAATGGGAGTCAGGCATtgtcgagagggaaagggaaagggatactGGAAGTTGATATATGCAAAATGGAGAAGttaagtggaagaggaaagatatCTCTAGCTGATATGTATGGCACTGTAGAGAGTTTAAGTctgaggtaggtaggtaggtaggtgaaaACTGAAACTGAAGTTGGAATAGAGAAAAggattaaaagaaggaaagattttTAAAGTAAATTGGCTTAGAAAACTGGAAGAAGTTGAGGTTGTGGTATGTCTCTTGGAGACCTGTTGGAGTACAACACACACTTCATGAAATCCAAGAACTGAGGTAcagtatattataatttttataggATGTCTGTGATTTGAGAAACTATTCATTTATCAGTAAATGCCACTGGATTTGAAAGATAATATGGATCACAAGACTGATCATCTATAAACAATCATACTGGAATAGATTGTTTACTAAGTAAAGAAATCAGCTAAATTGAAATTTCTCCCTGTTTTAGTATTTTGAAAGGTAAATTATTGACCTTTATGgtataaacattttttattcAGACATTTCAAATGGAAActcgttatttatatatatatagtacaaaaaTCTCATGGACAAATGTTCTTCAGATTTTCAATATAACTGCAAGCAAATTATTTCTTATTGTAAAGTAGAAATCAGTGATTGCATGGAAATGAAGgaaatagttacaataatgaatTTTCACTTGGAATACTTTCTTACATTTAGTTCTGTATATAATGTTTGATTTTATGAGTAGCTGTACAGTATTTATTTAGTCCATGATTAAGAAGAACAAACTTTCAGCGTACATACTCAGCATGAACCAATGCCAGATCCTGACTCCTGCCAGGATGCTCATGCTCCAAGCTAACACTCAAAGTGCTCCGTGAGAATGTCGGTGTCTTTGCCCTCTCACCCAGGGACAGTGGAGGAAGGTTATCCTCAGATTGGCCTCTAGGACGTGGGGTATCTGGAGGGTAAAAAGAATCACAGGCTGCAGTGTTTGGTTTTAGTACCTGATTAAAGTACAAATAAGGTTGTTTAGAAAGGAGATTTGGAGTGGGGAGAGTTACAGGCTGTGGTAAATGGCTGTCGTGAAAGACTGAAATGAAAGTAATATTGAAGATGGGGAAAAGTGACAGACTGAATGATTTACTTGCTAATGTATCAATCCCAAGAATGTTATTTTGACCTAGGACTAGAAAATAGTATAGATTATAATGATTGAATAAAGATGAATATTGATACAATTTATTTCCCCATGTCTTTTGATATGACTTTTATTTAAAAGAACCATTTGTATGATGTAAAAGCAGTGATCATGGGTACGCAGGGTATACTTGGCAAGATGTAACAGGTATTTAAATAATGCATATAAGCATAATGTATATTCACACTTTTTAGTGTTTCCTATTATAATGCAACTATACCACTACAACTGTATCTCAGTAAGTGCAACATGCAATCCAGCTATGATGATCATGAAGTTGCATGCATCTGCAAAGCGACAAGGCCGTGCTAGTATGTTTTTACGGGGCAGTCTCCCAGGATGGCCTTGGCAGGAGCTGTTAGCGTGGCACTGCGAGAACTTACACTAAATAACCAAGATATTATAATTTCTTCATTGTTGTTTTAAATGATTTCGCAGTTACTTTTGGCATTACTGTTGTTTTGATGacaagtactattattattatcattgtcaagaGGACCAGGCCATAGGGTTAATAAAATAAGCAGACTTACTCGCTCGCCCGGTCGCCGACGCCAGCAACTGAGCGTACCGGTCCTGCCGCTCCTTTCGCAGGTTCTCTATGTAGGCCGAGGTCGCTGCGCTTGTGGCCGAGGGCAGGCGAGTCGGAGGGTCGTCACTCTCAGGAGCTGGTTGCTCTGGATGGACTTGCTCGGGAATCCGTCGGCGCGAGGAAGCTCTTGAGCTTTTTGTGAAGCGTTGGCGGTTCGTTGCGTTGAGCGTGTCGGCTGACTTGGCTGCGTGGCGCTTAGGTTGGCTTGTTGCTGTTCTTCTGAGTGTAGAAATGACGGGCTTTGATTTTTGCCTGTTTGAATTTTGTGAAGCAATCGATAGTCTGCGCCTGGGAGTTTTAGGAGTCGTAGGCCGGTCAATGGAGTCTCTTCTGTAGGAGGAAAAGCTCCTGGGTGCCATATAGTGGGACCGAATGTTAGGGAGACTTGGGACTTTTGTCATATTGCCTTTGCCTTTTGTCGCAACAAGGCTGCCATTATCTTGCTTGTCTTTCCTCCTGGATCCGTGTTGCGCCTCGGGCAGGGTGAGGATGATGCTAGGCAGGGGCGTCGATGGACGCGACCCCTTCATGACACTTTTGCTCGCAACTCTGTCTCTGAAGATTATGACCTGGTTTGACTTGAGTTTCAGGGTCTGGTGGGCGTAGTTGTTGTGGTGTGTCGGCGGAAGATAGAGGGCGGTGTCACTCTGCGTCCTTTGAAGGGAGCTCCTCCTCGACATCTCGACGACTCCGACTCTCTTCTTTTTGGACTTCCTcgatttcttcttcgttttcacaGAGCTTTTCTTGCTCTGGGGCAGTGAACTGAGGGAAGCTCTGCGACTATTCTCTTTCTTGTGGGACCTTGCGGGCTTGGCGGCGAATCCCTGAAGGcgccctgcccctttccccatgACCCAGCGAGCGGTGTCGGCAGCGGGACGTCCCGGCTGAACGGGGAGGGAATTCAGGGCTGAAGGTGGTGAGTCGGAGCTGTCAGTCGGAGGTTCCAAGCTTGGATGTGGGAAGTCCTTTCTCGGAGGTGGTGAAGAGCATCCAAGGAAAGGTGATGCTCTGACAGGGGATGCTGCTGGATCCTCTTTAGGACTTGTAAGAGTGTCAACAGTAGGAGATAGAGTATTTGGAGTTAGACTTAGGTCTTTTTGGGAATTTAAAGTATTTTCGAAGAGACCATTAACTGGTAGCACAGAAGCATTTATGAGAGGTGGTGGGACTGGTATGGAAAAGCAGGTGACATAGGGAGGTTCATCTGTCCTTTGGTTTAGAGGCGAGGCTTGTAGGAGTGAAGATGGCAGAGCGCGGGCCAAGCTCGAGGGTCCTTTGCTTAGAGCCGGGGAGTCCTGGAGTGGACTGGAGGCTGGGGAAGTGGGGCGTCGGGATGCGCGTGAAGGGTCTGTTAAGGTAGCGTGAGAACCTCCAGCCCTTAGTGGAGCCTGATTCGAAGACGAGGTATGTTGATCGGGCGGCTGGGACGTTGTTGCTGGCGTGCGCGTCGTCAGCTCAGCCTTGGGCGCGGAAGgtttgaagagagggaagaaatgtcTGAGGCAGCCGGagccctttccctccacccaccgCGATGACTCCTGGGGTTGCACCCTGGCGCGGGTGGAGGACGACCTGGACGTCGCAGATGCGGGGGCGTCGCTAGAGGTCCCGGGACCCATTATGACTGGCGGCGCCGCGGCTCCTTTTCCCGCAACTGATGTAGCGCTGTCTGGCGCGGTGAGCGGCGAATCGCGAATCTGCGGCAGCTTGACGGAACCACCCGAAGAGGGGGTCTTGCCGGCGTCGGAGTCGTGGGCAGTGTCGTCTCTTTTCGACCCGCCCGTGGAGTTTATACGGGAGTAGCTGGTCCTGCTGTAGCCGCTGTCGCTGTGATAGCCGCCCCTGGCGTCGTTGTCGCCGGACTTGGGTTTGTCGTCGTAGGCGGGGTTTATGAGGAGCTTGTCCACCTGACCCGAGTCGTTTTTCCGCCTCGTCGCCTTGCGTTGCCGCTCCTCCGAGGACTCCTGGAAGCGGCTCTTGTACTCCGTGGCGAAGCGGTTGTTGGGTTGGTTCATCAGCCAGTCGCGGTGGGTGAAGCGCCTCCTGCGGTCGGGACTCCTGCGGGGAACAGGCCGCTTgtgagggggcggaggaagagaaggccgCGCCTGCTAGGCCTTGATTTTTGCTTATGTTCTTTTGCCTATTGATGAAATTCTTGCAATGGCTTTTGTGAGTAttgtaatagaaattataatataagTGTTAAAAGTAGCGATAATGTTATTTGTAATTATTTCATGGTCATTTCATTTATAgtattccttttgttattatttattattttttaattgccATAATTATTTTAGAGTTCATTGCCTTAACGGAAGATAAGAGAACAGTAAAAGTCAAATGGGGACGACTGAATaggtcagggagagaggggaggggccgaCCCCTCGCCGCCCCACCCGTTCCCCTACCTGTACGGCTCCACCCGGAAGTCGTTGCTGTTGCTGACGGGGATGACGGTCTTCTTGCGGATGTTCTGGACCCTCTGGAAGGGGATGAAGGGCATCTTGGTCCTGGGGTCGTCCTCTGTCAGGCTGCGACTCCGGTTCTTCTCGAGACTGAGGCGACCCACGCCCTTGGCGATGTCGCCGTCTCGACCCCCTCGCCGGCTGCGACGTCGGCGGTTGCCTCCGTCGCCTGCGTCATGGTCATGGTCGTAGTAGTAGCCATTGCCGTTGGCCTCGTCGTCGCCGTCCTTGAGGTCGTTGTAGTTGAACGACTGGCTGCGGGACTCACGGTGGCTGCTGCGGTAGCGGTGCTGGCGGTCGGGCGAGGTGCGCGTCGAGTTGTTGTGGCTGCGGGGACAGGCGGGGAGGGCTGGTGAGCCGGCCGGCGTCGCTGCCtttggagggatgggaggggaggcgaggcgaggaagggtgaatgggcatgaacgggagaagaggaggaggaaggaggagaagaagaagaagaagagggcgaggaagaggaagaagcagaaagagaaagaataaaagagaaatgagaaagaagaggaataggaggacgagTGAGACCAATAATGAGGAGGAAACGGATGAGATAAAGAActgaaggatgaagaaaagataGGATGCGGGTTgtcgatgaggataatgaaaatgagcgaAATAGCAGGaggataaatgaataattgaatagatGAAGAAAGACTAAGAAttgaagaacaaggaggaggacaCTTTTCCCAGAacgttaaaaaacaacaacaaagataatggcTTTAGTGGCAACGATTCTCAGTGTTAAACACaataaaaagacccccccccaaaaaaaaaaaaaaaaaaaaaaacgaaagattgtATTTTCTAGCCCATCTGAAACGTTTATCGATTACATAATTGATGTTGAATAAGTTAAATCCTCGTGACTatgtttcttattgttattttgatagtTACGGTATTCATTCAATATTCTCTGTATGTGACTACTTTTACTGTAAATAGATATCATTTGTTTTGTTGATGACGCTATTGATACTCTTTTTAGGATAATCATGGTCATagtcaccattgccattattaatgtcattagatTTAGAATTATTTATATGAGgaatctccctcccccatcccatgaACATACCTTCTATAGGACACCCGCGAGAGGACCCTCTGGAAGGGCACCTTGGACTCGTCGGGGAGCGGGAGGCGGCCGAACTCGTCCCTCTTGGGCATGGCGGTCGAGGTCGAGGTTAAAGGGCGAGCTCTTCTGCTGGAGGATTTTCTGTTTCTGatttagttttgatttttttttacttatttttctttcgttgtcttcAGGGGAGCGTTGGTGGTCCTGCGGGGGAGGTGTCAGTGGTTGAAGTCTGAGAATAtcgagaaatatgtgtatatcttttatcatcatcagaattcacacacacacacacacagacacacacactctctctctctctctctctctctctctatctctctctccctctccctctccctctccctctctccctctctccctccctccctccctccttccctccttccctccttccctccttccctccctccctccctttctgcgtCTCAATATGTAAGTTCGAGAAATTTGATTTCTTATAGAAAAAAGTACAATTTTCAATCCGGGAACGATTGCACTTTCTTGCACATGACAAGGGATAGGAAAGTCGATCTTGCAAAAGTAACCCTCGAGGCAGAAAATATATAGGAATGCTCGACGCTGACACCGAAGGGTAGGAGCAGAATAATGGGCATAATTTGAATGATAAGTAGTGGCCACGGCGTCCTAACAACGGTTATTGTGACACTCGGTTGAAGGTCGTTGCCGCTTTGCTTGTTAATGAGGGGACGCTTGTTAGGTGGTTCGCGCGTCTGGTATTGATAAATTTGTCAAGAGGCGTGTCTTTGTTGGATatgtgtaagtgagagtgagtgagtgtgagagaagaGACAGTGTCAGGGGTTCTCTTATCCCCCAGCATTGGTGGTGTATGGAAATGCACGTTGCGGTTGCAGTCTTTCTTCAGGTTGACAGCTGTTAGCGCGGGCGATCAGGGTGCAGGTCCCGGGGAGGGGGTAGCCCGGCCAAGGGCGTCCGAGCGGAGACGCAACTCGAAGTAGAGTGGTGGTGGGCTTCAGGAGGGAGAAGCGTCCGGGAGAGCCCACGACCTGAAGTCGAGTGTTGTGTAGAGGTTAGGAAAGGGTCAAAGGTCATGAGCGCTAGGGGCGTG
It encodes:
- the LOC138864723 gene encoding serine/arginine repetitive matrix protein 2-like: MPKRDEFGRLPLPDESKVPFQRVLSRVSYRSHNNSTRTSPDRQHRYRSSHRESRSQSFNYNDLKDGDDEANGNGYYYDHDHDAGDGGNRRRRSRRGGRDGDIAKGVGRLSLEKNRSRSLTEDDPRTKMPFIPFQRVQNIRKKTVIPVSNSNDFRVEPYRSPDRRRRFTHRDWLMNQPNNRFATEYKSRFQESSEERQRKATRRKNDSGQVDKLLINPAYDDKPKSGDNDARGGYHSDSGYSRTSYSRINSTGGSKRDDTAHDSDAGKTPSSGGSVKLPQIRDSPLTAPDSATSVAGKGAAAPPVIMGPGTSSDAPASATSRSSSTRARVQPQESSRWVEGKGSGCLRHFFPLFKPSAPKAELTTRTPATTSQPPDQHTSSSNQAPLRAGGSHATLTDPSRASRRPTSPASSPLQDSPALSKGPSSLARALPSSLLQASPLNQRTDEPPYVTCFSIPVPPPLINASVLPVNGLFENTLNSQKDLSLTPNTLSPTVDTLTSPKEDPAASPVRASPFLGCSSPPPRKDFPHPSLEPPTDSSDSPPSALNSLPVQPGRPAADTARWVMGKGAGRLQGFAAKPARSHKKENSRRASLSSLPQSKKSSVKTKKKSRKSKKKRVGVVEMSRRSSLQRTQSDTALYLPPTHHNNYAHQTLKLKSNQVIIFRDRVASKSVMKGSRPSTPLPSIILTLPEAQHGSRRKDKQDNGSLVATKGKGNMTKVPSLPNIRSHYMAPRSFSSYRRDSIDRPTTPKTPRRRLSIASQNSNRQKSKPVISTLRRTATSQPKRHAAKSADTLNATNRQRFTKSSRASSRRRIPEQVHPEQPAPESDDPPTRLPSATSAATSAYIENLRKERQDRYAQLLASATGRANTPRPRGQSEDNLPPLSLGERAKTPTFSRSTLSVSLEHEHPGRSQDLALVHAESPRDIPQPQLLPVF